One part of the Eubalaena glacialis isolate mEubGla1 chromosome 19, mEubGla1.1.hap2.+ XY, whole genome shotgun sequence genome encodes these proteins:
- the HSD17B1 gene encoding 17-beta-hydroxysteroid dehydrogenase type 1: MDRTVVLITGCSSGIGLHLALRLASDPSQSFKVYATLRDLTTQGPLWEAARSRGCPPGSLEMLQLDVRDADSIAAARARVTEGRVDVLVCNAGRGLVGPLEAHEEGTVGSVLDVNLTGTVRMLQAFLPDMKRRRSGRILVTGSMGGLMALPFNAVYCASKFAIEGLCESLAILLQPFGVHLSLIECGPVHTAFPEKLEGGLGGMLDRADAETRDLFSRYLSHSEQIFLEAGQDPEDVTEVFLQAMRAPRPALRYFTTERFLPLIQLRFSDPSGCSYVVAAHQAVFGDQAAEGSDGAGAEAGAGELGAPELGAPLAAPK, encoded by the exons ATGGACCGCACCGTGGTGCTCATCACTGGCTGTTCCTCCGGCATTGGCCTACACCTGGCCCTGCGCCTGGCGTCCGACCCATCCCAGAGCTTCAAAG TGTACGCCACGCTGAGGGACCTGACGACCCAGGGCCCACTTTGGGAGGCCGCCCGGTCCCGAGGGTGCCCTCCCGGCTCCCTGGAGATGTTGCAGCTGGACGTGAGGGACGCAGATTCCATAGCCGCTGCCCGGGCACGCGTGACCGAGGGCCGCGTGGACGTGCTGG TATGTAACGCAGGCCGGGGCCTGGTGGGGCCGCTGGAGGCACACGAGGAGGGCACCGTGGGCTCCGTGCTGGACGTGAACCTGACCGGGACCGTGCGGATGCTGCAGGCCTTCCTGCCGGACATGAAGCGGCGACGCTCGGGACGCATATTGGTGACCGGGAGCATGGGAGGCTTGATGG CTCTTCCCTTCAACGCTGTTTACTGCGCCAGCAAGTTTGCAATCGAGGGTTTGTGCGAGAGTCTGGCGATTCTGCTGCAGCCCTTCGGGGTCCA CTTGAGCCTCATCGAGTGCGGCCCGGTGCACACCGCCTTTCCCGAGAAGCTGGAGGGCGGCCTGGGCGGGATGCTGGACCGCGCGGACGCCGAGACCCGCGACCTCTTCTCCCGCTACCTGAGCCACTCCGAGCAGATCTTTCTTGAGGCGGGGCAGGACCCGGAGGACGTGACCGAG GTCTTCCTCCAGGCAATGCGCGCCCCGCGCCCGGCCCTGCGCTACTTCACCACCGAGCGCTTCCTGCCCCTGATACAGCTGCGCTTCTCCGACCCCAGCGGCTGCAGTTATGTCGTTGCTGCGCACCAAGCAGTGTTCGGCGACCAGGCCGCCGAGGGCTCAGACGGCGCCGGGGCGGAGGCCGGAGCCGGAGAACTGGGGGCACCTGAGCTCGGAGCTCCTCTTGCCGCCCCGAAATAA
- the COASY gene encoding bifunctional coenzyme A synthase isoform X2: MAVFRSGLLVLTTPLTSLAPRLAPILTSAARLVNHTLYIHLQPGMSLGGPAQPQSSPVQATFEVIDFITHLYAGADVHRHLDVRILLTNIRTKSFLPPLTSSVQNLAHPPEVVLTDFQTLDGSQYNPAKQQLERYATSCYSCCPQLSSVLLYPDYGPGVLPVGSLDVPVPSTISPASPVGRSAKQPVRGHQRGAVGGTFDRLHNAHKVLLSVACLLAQEQLVVGVADKDLLKSKLLPELLQPYAERVEHLSEFLVDIKPSLTFDIIPLLDPYGPAGSDPSLEFLVVSEETYRGGMAVNRFRLENDLEELTLYQIQLLKDLNHKENEEDKVSSSSFRQQMLGNLLRPPHKRPELPPGFYVIGLTGISGSGKSSVAQRLKGLGAYVIDSDHLGHRAYAPGGPAYQPVVEAFGTDILHKDGIINRKVLGSRVFGNKKQLKILTDIMWPVIAKLAREEMEQAMAEARILL; this comes from the exons ATGGCCGTATTCCGGTCGGGCCTCTTGGTGTTGACAACGCCGCTGACCTCCCTGGCCCCTCGCCTGGCCCCTATCCTGACCTCGGCGGCCCGGTTGGTGAATCACACGCTCTATATACACCTGCAACCGGGCATGAGCCTGGGGGGCCCGGCTCAGCCCCAGTCCAGCCCCGTGCAGGCCACGTTTGAAGTTATCGATTTCATCACGCACCTCTACGCTGGCGCCGACGTCCACAGGCACCTGGACGTTAGAATTCTGCTGACCAATATCCGAACCAAGAGCTTTCTCCCTCCCCTGACCAGCTCAGTCCAGAACCTGGCCCACCCGCCGGAAGTGGTGCTGACCGACTTCCAGACCCTGGATGGAAGCCAGTACAACCCAGCCAAGCAACAGCTAGAGCGTTATGCTACCAGTTGTTACAGCTGTTGTCCGCAACTGTCTTCGGTGCTGCTATACCCCGATTATGGGCCTGGAGTTCTGCCCGTGGGGTCCCTGGACGTCCCCGTACCCTCCACCATCAGCCCAGCCTCCCCAGTGGGCAGGTCTGCCAAGCAGCCAGTGCGTGGCCACCAGCGCGGTGCTGTGGGTGGCACCTTTGACCGCCTGCACAATGCCCACAAGGTGTTGCTCAGCGTCGCATGCCTCCTGGCTCAGGAGCAGCTTGTGGTGGGAGTAGCAGACAAAGACCTGTTGAAGA GCAAGTTGCTCCCTGAGCTGCTCCAACCGTACGCAGAACGCGTGGAACATCTGAGTGAGTTCCTGGTGGACATCAAGCCCTCCTTGACTTTTGATATCATCCCCCTGCTGGACCCCTATGGGCCCGCTGGCTCTGACCCCTCTCTGGAGTTCCTGGTGGTCAGCGAGGAGACCTATCGTGGGGGGATGGCCGTCAACCGCTTCCGCCTTGAGAAT GACCTGGAGGAGCTCACCTTGTACCAGATCCAGCTGCTGAAGGACCTAAACCACAAGGAAAACGAAGAGGACAAAGTCAGCTCCTCCAGCTTCCGCCAACAAATGCTGGGAAACCTGCTCCGGCCTCCACAC AAGAGGCCAGAGCTCCCCCCAGGTTTCTACGTGATTGGGCTGACGGGCATCAGTGGCTCTGGGAAGAGCTCAGTAGCTCAGCGGCTGAAGGGCCTGGGGGCATATGTTATCGACAGTGACCATCTGGGCCACCGGGCCTATGCCCCGGGTGGTCCTGCCTACCAGCCGGTTGTGGAAGCCTTCGGAACAG ATATTCTCCATAAAGATGGCATTATCAACAGGAAGGTCCTAGGCAGCCGAGTGTTTGGGAACAAG AAGCAGCTGAAGATACTCACGGACATTATGTGGCCAGTTATCGCAAAGCTGGCCAGAGAGGAAATGGAGCAGGCTATGGCTGAGG CCCGCATCCTGCTCTGA
- the COASY gene encoding bifunctional coenzyme A synthase isoform X1, whose translation MAVFRSGLLVLTTPLTSLAPRLAPILTSAARLVNHTLYIHLQPGMSLGGPAQPQSSPVQATFEVIDFITHLYAGADVHRHLDVRILLTNIRTKSFLPPLTSSVQNLAHPPEVVLTDFQTLDGSQYNPAKQQLERYATSCYSCCPQLSSVLLYPDYGPGVLPVGSLDVPVPSTISPASPVGRSAKQPVRGHQRGAVGGTFDRLHNAHKVLLSVACLLAQEQLVVGVADKDLLKSKLLPELLQPYAERVEHLSEFLVDIKPSLTFDIIPLLDPYGPAGSDPSLEFLVVSEETYRGGMAVNRFRLENDLEELTLYQIQLLKDLNHKENEEDKVSSSSFRQQMLGNLLRPPHKRPELPPGFYVIGLTGISGSGKSSVAQRLKGLGAYVIDSDHLGHRAYAPGGPAYQPVVEAFGTDILHKDGIINRKVLGSRVFGNKKQLKILTDIMWPVIAKLAREEMEQAMAEGKHVCVIDAAMLLEAGWQNMVHEVWTVVIPETEAVRRIVERDGLSEAAAQSRLQSQMSGQQLVDQSHVVLSTLWEPHVTQRQVEKAWALLQKRISEAPSGP comes from the exons ATGGCCGTATTCCGGTCGGGCCTCTTGGTGTTGACAACGCCGCTGACCTCCCTGGCCCCTCGCCTGGCCCCTATCCTGACCTCGGCGGCCCGGTTGGTGAATCACACGCTCTATATACACCTGCAACCGGGCATGAGCCTGGGGGGCCCGGCTCAGCCCCAGTCCAGCCCCGTGCAGGCCACGTTTGAAGTTATCGATTTCATCACGCACCTCTACGCTGGCGCCGACGTCCACAGGCACCTGGACGTTAGAATTCTGCTGACCAATATCCGAACCAAGAGCTTTCTCCCTCCCCTGACCAGCTCAGTCCAGAACCTGGCCCACCCGCCGGAAGTGGTGCTGACCGACTTCCAGACCCTGGATGGAAGCCAGTACAACCCAGCCAAGCAACAGCTAGAGCGTTATGCTACCAGTTGTTACAGCTGTTGTCCGCAACTGTCTTCGGTGCTGCTATACCCCGATTATGGGCCTGGAGTTCTGCCCGTGGGGTCCCTGGACGTCCCCGTACCCTCCACCATCAGCCCAGCCTCCCCAGTGGGCAGGTCTGCCAAGCAGCCAGTGCGTGGCCACCAGCGCGGTGCTGTGGGTGGCACCTTTGACCGCCTGCACAATGCCCACAAGGTGTTGCTCAGCGTCGCATGCCTCCTGGCTCAGGAGCAGCTTGTGGTGGGAGTAGCAGACAAAGACCTGTTGAAGA GCAAGTTGCTCCCTGAGCTGCTCCAACCGTACGCAGAACGCGTGGAACATCTGAGTGAGTTCCTGGTGGACATCAAGCCCTCCTTGACTTTTGATATCATCCCCCTGCTGGACCCCTATGGGCCCGCTGGCTCTGACCCCTCTCTGGAGTTCCTGGTGGTCAGCGAGGAGACCTATCGTGGGGGGATGGCCGTCAACCGCTTCCGCCTTGAGAAT GACCTGGAGGAGCTCACCTTGTACCAGATCCAGCTGCTGAAGGACCTAAACCACAAGGAAAACGAAGAGGACAAAGTCAGCTCCTCCAGCTTCCGCCAACAAATGCTGGGAAACCTGCTCCGGCCTCCACAC AAGAGGCCAGAGCTCCCCCCAGGTTTCTACGTGATTGGGCTGACGGGCATCAGTGGCTCTGGGAAGAGCTCAGTAGCTCAGCGGCTGAAGGGCCTGGGGGCATATGTTATCGACAGTGACCATCTGGGCCACCGGGCCTATGCCCCGGGTGGTCCTGCCTACCAGCCGGTTGTGGAAGCCTTCGGAACAG ATATTCTCCATAAAGATGGCATTATCAACAGGAAGGTCCTAGGCAGCCGAGTGTTTGGGAACAAG AAGCAGCTGAAGATACTCACGGACATTATGTGGCCAGTTATCGCAAAGCTGGCCAGAGAGGAAATGGAGCAGGCTATGGCTGAGG GAAAGCATGTGTGCGTGATTGATGCCGCCATGCTGCTTGAAGCAGGCTGGCAGAACATGGTCCATGAGGTGTGGACCGTTGTCATCCCTGAGACTGAG GCTGTACGACGCATTGTGGAGAGGGATGGCCTGAGTGAGGCTGCGGCTCAAAGCCGGCTGCAGAGCCAGATGAGTGGGCAGCAGCTTGTGGACCAGAGCCACGTGGTGCTGAGCACCTTGTGGGAGCCACATGTCACCCAGCGCCAG GTGGAGAAAGCCTGGGCCCTCCTGCAGAAGCGCATCTCCGAGGCACCATCAGGCCCATGA